The nucleotide window ATTCTCCGCTGGTAACTGGCCTGGCGTATGCGCTATTGTTCGTGGCGGTGCTGCCGGTGCTTGTCGGCGGGAAGATCTACAACACACTGCAGTGGATCATGACGACAAAGGTCGTCGTCGTGCTTGGCTTTTGCCTGGTGATTGGCTTGTTGTGTGTCAGCCCAGCAAACTGGAGCAAGATATTCAGCGGCTTTTTGAAATTCGGCACCGTGCCGACCGTGAGCGCCGATGGACACGATTCGACCGTCAACTTGCTGGTCCACCGCTTCCAGACCGGCGCGTGGCCGCTCATCGAGCTGGGCAACATTGCGGTCCTGGGTGCATTTGCCGGCTACGCGGGGGGGGGCGGACTGGCCAATGCCGCCTACAGCAATTTCGTCCGCGACAAGGGATGGGGCATGGGGGCGAAGGTCGGCGCAATCCCCAGCGCCGTCGGCGGCCACAGCATCGCGCTCAGTCACGTCGGCAAAGTCTTTCCGATCACGCCCGAAAACATGACGCGGTGGCGCGGTTGGTGGCGCTACATCATGACCGACCAGGTGCTCATTTGGGGGCCCGGCTGCGTGATGGGCATGGCTCTGCCGGCGCTTATGTCGCTGCAGTTTGCCTCGCACTCGTCGTTGGCCGGCCAGAATCTCGATTGGGCACAATCGCTGATCACGGCCGACGGCATTCGCCACGCGCCGCAATTTGCCGCCGGCGCCGCCAAGGCTTTGTGGATCATCACGGTGCTGGTCGGCATGCTTGTCATGCTTCCCAGCCAGATGTCGGTCGTCGACGAAGTGAGCCGCCGCTATACCGACATTCTCTGGTCGGGCAGTCAACATGTGCGCGAGAACCTTTCCGGCAGCCAGGTCCGGAGGATCTATTACTCGATTCTTAGTATGTACGTGCTGTGGTCGCTCGTTTGCGCGTACCTCTTCAACACCTATGGCACGCCAAAGCTGATGACCATCGTGATCGCCAACGTCAATAACGTCGCGATCGGTGCTACGGCAGTACACCTGTTGTGGATCAACACGCGACTCTTGCCCAAGGAACTGAAGCCGCGCTGGTACAACCGGGTGGGCGTAGCCGGTTGCGCGGTTTTCTACCTGGGAATGGCGCTCCTGGTTTTCATCCACAAGCAATGGCCTGCGCTGCGCGGTCTCTTCGATTCGGCCATCGAGGCTGTCGCCTTATGAGCTATCTGGCCATCGATATCGGCACGTCGTTCATCAAGGGAGCGATCCTTGATACGCAGACGGGCCGCATTACGAGCATTCGCCGCGCCGCTTTTCCCGAACCCGTCAGCGGGCTGCCGGAATCGTGGGTCGAGATCGATCCCGTGGCGGTCAGCAAGGCCGTCGGCACGCTCGTGGCCGACCTTGGCTCCGCCGCCATGGATTGCCACGGCGTACTGTTGTGCGGCCAGATGGGTGGTGTGATTCTCGTCGACGCGCAAGGTGAGCCGCGAACGAATTATCTCTCGTGGCGCGACCAGCGCGTGCTCGATGCTGAAAATAATACCGCGTCGACGGTCTTCGATCGGCTGCGCGAGCGACTTGGCGCTCGTTACTTAGCCGAGCTTGGCAACGAACTGCGCCCCGGCTCGGCGACGAGTCTTCTCTTTTGGCTCGCCCAGCGCGACGCGCGGCTATTGAACCGTGCGGTGCCCCTTTCGCTGCCGGCGTTCGTGGCCGGGCAACTGGTCGGCCGTCTTCCGGCCGAGCATCCAACGCAAGCGATCGGGCTGCTCGATTTGCACGACGCCGGAGCCTCGGCGCCGGTTGCCCGTTGGCATCGAGCGGCGTTTGAAGCACTGGGGCTAGGCGACCTCGCCTGGCCATCCTTAGCATCGCCGAACGAGGCGACGGGCGAAACGCGCGTCGGCGGCAAGCTCGTTCCTTGCTGTCCCGCCGTCGGAGATCATCAGTGCGCGCTGCTGGGTGTCGGACTCGATCGCGATGAATTGTCGATCAATGTCTCGACCGGTTCCCAGGTCAGCCGGCTGTGTACCAGCGCCGCGGCCGGCCGGTACCAGGTGCGAAACTATTTCGATGGTCTGTTTTTGCAAACGATTACGCACTTGCCGGCCGGGCGGTCGCTCGATGGGCTCGTGGCACTGTTGACCGAGATTCCGCGTGCGGCAGGGGCCTCATGCGGTGACGTCTGGTCGTACATTCACGAGCAGGCCGAAGCCGCATCAAGCGAGACGCTGACGGCCGACATTTCGTTCTTTTCCGGCGCTCTCGGCGACCAAGGGAGCCTGACCGGGATGCGGCTTGAGAATCTGACGGTCGGCCACTTGTTCCGCGCGGCATTTCAAGCCATGGCGCGCAATTACGCCGAGTGCGCGCGCCGGCTTGATCCGCAAGCCTCATGGCGGCGCATCGCCTTTTCGGGCGGACTGGCCAACCGCTCGCAGCTTTTGCGCGCATCGGTTCTCGAAAAGCTGCCGGGCGAGTATCGCCTTTGCGCCGAGGGGGAGGACACGCTCTTGGGCATGCTGGCCTTGGCGCTCGTCGCGGATCGCCAAGAGGATTCGGCCATCGCGGCATCGTTGGCATTGAACGAAGCGGCAAAAGATTTAGTCGGACATGATCGGAGGAGCACCAAACAAACCCTCTCCCCGCGGGAGAGGGCAGGGTGAGGGGCCAGCCGTTCAGAGCGAGTAGAAGTGCGAATCCAAGAGAATCAACCGATGACGCGATGCGCGGATTACTTCGCGCATGAGTAAACGTCGTGACCCTCCCCTGGCCCCTCCCTGACAGGGAGGGGGATTCCGTGGAAGCTGAGCAGCCCCTAGATAACAGGTCTAAGTAAAGACAGGACCGACTTAAGACATGCCCAACACACTCTTCGATCTCACCGGGCGCGTGGCCGTCGTATCAGGCGCTGCGCGCGGCATGGGGCGGGCGATGGCCTTGGCGCTTGCGGAACACGGCGCCGATCTGCTACTTGTCGATCGTGACGCGGCGGCTCTCGAACTCACCGCGCAGCAGATCGCAAAGCTTGGCCGACGCGGTGTGCCGGCGGTCTGCGATGTTGCCGATATCGCCGCGATTCGCGCGCTTTTTGCACGGCTCGATTCCGAGTTCGGCCGCATCGATTTCCTGGGCAACGTCGCCGGCGAGGGAGTGCTTGCTCCGCCCGAGGATCTCACGATCGAACAATTGCGGAGCGTGTTCGACAACCTGGTCGTGGGCCGCTTTGCCATGTGCCAGGAGGCCGGGCGCCGCATGCTGAAGGCCGGCCGCGGCAGCATCGTCAACATCGGCTCGTTGGCCAGCACAACCGCGCTGGGACGCGGTCACATCGCCTACAGCATGGCGATGGGGGCCGTGGTGCAAATGACACGCGAGCTGAGCACCGAATGGGCCAGCTCGGGCGTGCGCGTCAACGCGATCCTGCCCGCACAGGTGATGAACCCCAGCCTGGAAAAACGGATGGCCGAGAATCCGGCGATGAAGGACGTCTGGCTGCGCGGCATCCCGGCCGGGCGATTTGGCCAGCCGGACGATATTCGCGGGCTGGCCGTGCTGTTGGCTTCGGACGCCTCGAGTTGGATCACCGGCGCGCTCCTTCCCATGGACGGCGGCAATCTGGCGTTAAACGGCGGCGGCTCGCTTCGTAGCAAGCCACAATCATAATAGATTTCGATCGCGGGTCGCTTTGCTTTCCAGCAGGGCGCCTCGGCCCCAAGTAACCATGAGCCTGGCATGTCAACGCAGACCACGGAATTGAGTATCGTTCTTTCGCTCTATCGCACCATGCGGCTGATTCGCCAATGCGAAGAGCATCTGGCCCGATCGCACCAGCGCGGCCTGATCCACGGCGCCTGTCACACGTACGTCGGCGAAGAAGCGATCGCCACTGGCGTTTGCGAAAACCTTCGCCAGGACGACGTGCTCTTCAGCACCCACCGGGGGCACGGCCACGCGCTGGCGAAGGGCTTACCGCCCGAGCAGTTGATCGCCGAGCTGTTTGGTCGCGCCACCGGCTGCTCGCGCGGACGCGGCGGCAGCATGCACCTGTTCGCTCCCGAGATCGGCATGATGGGCACCAGCGGCATCGTCGGCCCCTGCATTCTGCAGGCGGTCGGCGCGGGCTACAGCTTCAAACTGACCAAGAGCGATCGCGTGGCCGTGGCCTTCTTCGGCGATGGCGCCGTCAACAACGGCGCGTTCCATGAAGGCTTGAATATGGCCGCGATCTGGAATCTCTCGGTTCTGTTCATTTGCGAGAACAATCAATTTGCCACCGAGGTGCCGTTTCGGTATTCGAGCGGCATCCCGGACGTGGGGCGGCGGGCGGCGAATTACGGTTTGCCTGGCTTCGAAGTCGACGGCAATGACGTGCTGGCCGTACACGAGGCGGCGCGCGAAGCCGTGGCACGTGCGCGCCGCGGCGACGGCGCTACGCTGATCGAGTGCAAGACGTACCGGACGCGTCCGCATGCCGAAGGGATGGGGGATTTCACGTACCGCACGCGCGAAGAAGTCGAAGAATGGCGCGCTCGCTGCCCGCTGCGCCGTCTGCGCGATGAATGCGTGGTACGCGCGTCGGACTGGGGGCTGACGGCGGATGAGACCGATCGGCTGTCCGAAGAATTCGATGCCGTCGATCGCCAGGTGAACGAGTTGGTCGAGGCGGCCAGCAAAGCGGCTGAAGCCGCGGCCTGGCCCGACCCGGCCACGGCCACGACGCACGTGTATTGCGAAGCCGCGCGCTCGCCCGTGCCTGCCGAACCGGCTAAAGGGACGCGGCAAACGACGTTCGTGCAAGCCACGCTCGAAGCGCTCGAGCACGAGATGGCGCGGAACCCAAAGATATTCGTGATGGGCGAGGGGATCGGCGTCCGCGGCGGCAATTTTCGCACCACGGCCGGCTTGTTCGACAAGTTCGGCGCCGAGCGATTGTGCGATACGCCGATCAGCGAGCGCGGCTTCGTCGGGCTCAGTTGCGGGGCCGGCATGACCGGCACGCGACCCGTGATCGATTTCATGTTCGTCGACTTCATCAACGACGCTTACGGCGAGCTGGTGAACCAGATCGCGAAGATGCAATACATGAGCAGCGGCCGGCTGAAGATGCCGGTGCTATTGCGCGGCTGCATCGGCGTCGGCCACGCCGCGGCGACGCATCATTCCAGCAACTTTACGAGCGTTTACGCCCACATCCCGGGCTTGCGCGTCGTGATCCCCTCAACGCCCTACGACGCCAAGGGGCTGTTTTTACACGCACTGCGCTGCGACGACCCGGTTCTGTTCCTCGAGCATCGCGAGTTGATGGCGATCAAGGGCCCGGTGCCGGAAGAGGCCTACGAAATCGAGTTCGGCCGGGCGAGCATCGCGCGCTCGGGCACGGCCGCCACCATCGTGGCGATGGGGCTGATGCTGCATCGCACACTCTCGGTAGCCGAGGAACTGGCGAAGCAGGGCATTTCGATCGAGGTGATCGATCCGCGCACCGCTTCGCCCCTCGACATGCCGACCATCCTGGAATCGGTCGCCAAGACCGGGCGGCTGTTGGTCGTCGACGAAGCGTACGGTCCTTGCAGCCTGGCCGCCGAGATCGTGGCGCAGGTGGCGGACGCGGGCTTCGACGATCTCGACGCGCCGATCCGCCGGCTAAACGGCGCCTTTACGCCGACGCCGTACAGCCCAACCTTGGAAAAAGTCGTGGTACCGCAAACGGACGATATCCGCCGGGCGATCGAGTCGCTGTTGGCCGAATAGGGCATCGGAAGAATCGCGAGCATCAAAAGGTTTCTGGACTCATGGCCATTGAAGTGACGATTCCGCGGCTCGGCTGGTCGATGGAAGAAGGCGTCTTTGTGCGCTGGCTGAAGCAGGAAGGGGACTGGGTGGCCGCCGGCGATCAGTTGTTCCTGTTGGAAAGCGAAAAGGCGACGCAAGAGATCGAAGCGCTCGACGCGGGCGTGTTGCGACTGCTTCCCACCAGTCCGCAGCCGGGCGCTACGGTGCTCGTCGGCCAGGTGATTGCGGTGCTGACGGCGAAGGACGAGGTTGTCGAGCAAACGGAATCGACGCTGCCGCAGCCGGCGACTAACGGTACGAACGGTTTGTCGTCGTCGTCGGCAAGCGCTAGCGCGCCTCCCATCGCGGGGCCAGCAGCACGCCGGCTGGCGCGGCGATTGAACGTCGCGCTCGACGACGTTGCCGGCAGTGGCCGTGGCGGTCGTGTCACGGCGGACGACATTCATGCGCGAGCGCAGCAGCAATCGAATGCTGCAGCATCAGCGAGCGGGGCAGGGGAGGGGGGCGCTCATCCGGGGCCGTCGGCGCCTGGCTCTGCAACATCGCCGGCCGACGGCGGCCGCGTCGCGGCGTCGCCCCGCGCCCGGCGTGCCGCGCGCAATCTGGGCGTGGATATTTCGCAAGTTGAGGCCACCGGCAGCACCGGCCGCGTTCGCGAGCGCGATGTTTTGGCCGCGGCGCGCGTGCGCGGCGAAGTCACTGCTGCGCCGGCCGGCCAGCAATCGCCCGGTGGCACGCCGACCGGGCCTGACAAGATTCGCCGCACGATCGCACGCCGGATGGTCGCCAGTCATCAGTCGACCGCGCCGGTCACGCTGACGACCAAGGTCGATGCCACGAACCTGGTGAACCTGCGGCGGCAATTTCAGGCAGCCGCGAACGCCGCTGCGGAGACGCTCGTGCCGTCGATCACGGATTTGCTGGCCCGACTGCTCGCCGTCGCGCTTGCCGAGCACCCGCGCTTAAACGCCCGCTGGGAAGAGGACCGGGTGGTCGAAGTGGCTGAGATTCGCGTCGGCGTCGCCGTCGATACCGAGGCCGGCTTACTCGTGCCGGTGCTGGGGGACGTGCGGACGATGGGGGTGCGCGAAATCGCCGCGCGATCGAAAGAACTGGTCGCCAGAGCACGTGCCGGCACCCTGTCGGCGGCCGATTTGCAGGGCGGAACGATCACGATCACGAACTTGGGCGCCTTCGGCATCGATGCGTTTACGCCGATCATCAACCCGCCCGAGGCGGCGATCCTGGGCGTGGGGGCGATCCGCCGCGAGCCGGTTTTTGGCGCGGACGACCGCATCGAAGCGCGCGAGCAAATGACGCTCAGCCTGACGTTCGATCACCGCGTGGTGGACGGCGCCCCAGCGGCGCGCTTCCTGGCCACGCTGCGCGAACGCA belongs to Pirellulales bacterium and includes:
- a CDS encoding Nramp family divalent metal transporter, whose protein sequence is MTGESSKELQLPETCLPAWGVAELSEPPALSWRHWTRFIGPGIVMMGIQIGGGEWLFGPEVTARYGGGLMWIASVAIIFQVFYNIECGRYALYCGEPVFTGFMRTRPGPRFWIGVILLLNLGAFIPGLSTHAAAMLASLMLDRPPGAGDSPLVTGLAYALLFVAVLPVLVGGKIYNTLQWIMTTKVVVVLGFCLVIGLLCVSPANWSKIFSGFLKFGTVPTVSADGHDSTVNLLVHRFQTGAWPLIELGNIAVLGAFAGYAGGGGLANAAYSNFVRDKGWGMGAKVGAIPSAVGGHSIALSHVGKVFPITPENMTRWRGWWRYIMTDQVLIWGPGCVMGMALPALMSLQFASHSSLAGQNLDWAQSLITADGIRHAPQFAAGAAKALWIITVLVGMLVMLPSQMSVVDEVSRRYTDILWSGSQHVRENLSGSQVRRIYYSILSMYVLWSLVCAYLFNTYGTPKLMTIVIANVNNVAIGATAVHLLWINTRLLPKELKPRWYNRVGVAGCAVFYLGMALLVFIHKQWPALRGLFDSAIEAVAL
- a CDS encoding FGGY family carbohydrate kinase; protein product: MSYLAIDIGTSFIKGAILDTQTGRITSIRRAAFPEPVSGLPESWVEIDPVAVSKAVGTLVADLGSAAMDCHGVLLCGQMGGVILVDAQGEPRTNYLSWRDQRVLDAENNTASTVFDRLRERLGARYLAELGNELRPGSATSLLFWLAQRDARLLNRAVPLSLPAFVAGQLVGRLPAEHPTQAIGLLDLHDAGASAPVARWHRAAFEALGLGDLAWPSLASPNEATGETRVGGKLVPCCPAVGDHQCALLGVGLDRDELSINVSTGSQVSRLCTSAAAGRYQVRNYFDGLFLQTITHLPAGRSLDGLVALLTEIPRAAGASCGDVWSYIHEQAEAASSETLTADISFFSGALGDQGSLTGMRLENLTVGHLFRAAFQAMARNYAECARRLDPQASWRRIAFSGGLANRSQLLRASVLEKLPGEYRLCAEGEDTLLGMLALALVADRQEDSAIAASLALNEAAKDLVGHDRRSTKQTLSPRERAG
- a CDS encoding SDR family oxidoreductase encodes the protein MPNTLFDLTGRVAVVSGAARGMGRAMALALAEHGADLLLVDRDAAALELTAQQIAKLGRRGVPAVCDVADIAAIRALFARLDSEFGRIDFLGNVAGEGVLAPPEDLTIEQLRSVFDNLVVGRFAMCQEAGRRMLKAGRGSIVNIGSLASTTALGRGHIAYSMAMGAVVQMTRELSTEWASSGVRVNAILPAQVMNPSLEKRMAENPAMKDVWLRGIPAGRFGQPDDIRGLAVLLASDASSWITGALLPMDGGNLALNGGGSLRSKPQS
- a CDS encoding dehydrogenase E1 component subunit alpha/beta, whose product is MSTQTTELSIVLSLYRTMRLIRQCEEHLARSHQRGLIHGACHTYVGEEAIATGVCENLRQDDVLFSTHRGHGHALAKGLPPEQLIAELFGRATGCSRGRGGSMHLFAPEIGMMGTSGIVGPCILQAVGAGYSFKLTKSDRVAVAFFGDGAVNNGAFHEGLNMAAIWNLSVLFICENNQFATEVPFRYSSGIPDVGRRAANYGLPGFEVDGNDVLAVHEAAREAVARARRGDGATLIECKTYRTRPHAEGMGDFTYRTREEVEEWRARCPLRRLRDECVVRASDWGLTADETDRLSEEFDAVDRQVNELVEAASKAAEAAAWPDPATATTHVYCEAARSPVPAEPAKGTRQTTFVQATLEALEHEMARNPKIFVMGEGIGVRGGNFRTTAGLFDKFGAERLCDTPISERGFVGLSCGAGMTGTRPVIDFMFVDFINDAYGELVNQIAKMQYMSSGRLKMPVLLRGCIGVGHAAATHHSSNFTSVYAHIPGLRVVIPSTPYDAKGLFLHALRCDDPVLFLEHRELMAIKGPVPEEAYEIEFGRASIARSGTAATIVAMGLMLHRTLSVAEELAKQGISIEVIDPRTASPLDMPTILESVAKTGRLLVVDEAYGPCSLAAEIVAQVADAGFDDLDAPIRRLNGAFTPTPYSPTLEKVVVPQTDDIRRAIESLLAE
- a CDS encoding dihydrolipoamide acetyltransferase family protein, whose amino-acid sequence is MAIEVTIPRLGWSMEEGVFVRWLKQEGDWVAAGDQLFLLESEKATQEIEALDAGVLRLLPTSPQPGATVLVGQVIAVLTAKDEVVEQTESTLPQPATNGTNGLSSSSASASAPPIAGPAARRLARRLNVALDDVAGSGRGGRVTADDIHARAQQQSNAAASASGAGEGGAHPGPSAPGSATSPADGGRVAASPRARRAARNLGVDISQVEATGSTGRVRERDVLAAARVRGEVTAAPAGQQSPGGTPTGPDKIRRTIARRMVASHQSTAPVTLTTKVDATNLVNLRRQFQAAANAAAETLVPSITDLLARLLAVALAEHPRLNARWEEDRVVEVAEIRVGVAVDTEAGLLVPVLGDVRTMGVREIAARSKELVARARAGTLSAADLQGGTITITNLGAFGIDAFTPIINPPEAAILGVGAIRREPVFGADDRIEAREQMTLSLTFDHRVVDGAPAARFLATLRERIENAAAWLAG